Proteins from a genomic interval of Kitasatospora kifunensis:
- a CDS encoding PP2C family protein-serine/threonine phosphatase — MVLLPLVLIVVITTVDILSPPQIHLGPLLVVAPAITAAFAGTRLTALISLLAVSALVIIGIMRDGLTTSNHETQLAGLVVVSGTVVTYTALRDRHARELVQVRSVAEAAQQVLLRPLPPRIGSLRIASVYLAAEAEAQVGGDLYAAARTTSGTRLLVGDVRGKGLTSLGEASLLLGAFRAAAHLQASLPELAAYLDGSVSWDLAAAADDELPADAPSDPLEAAGRLLEDEHQSAESFITAVLLDIPDEGNKIQVINCGHPPPVLLHRGLVLTLDADRPAPPLGLGGLLESAYHADEFPFTGEDRLLIYTDGVIEARDSNRAFYPLTERLRAWTSEPPGPLLEHLQHDLLAHAGGRLGDDAAMVAVERVHEDDSPGTR, encoded by the coding sequence CTGGTGCTGCTACCGCTGGTGCTGATCGTGGTGATCACCACGGTCGACATCCTGAGCCCGCCGCAGATCCACCTCGGCCCGCTGCTCGTGGTCGCGCCCGCGATCACCGCAGCCTTCGCCGGCACCCGCCTGACCGCGTTGATCAGCCTGCTGGCGGTCTCCGCGCTGGTGATCATCGGGATCATGCGCGACGGCCTGACCACCTCGAATCACGAGACCCAACTCGCCGGGCTGGTCGTGGTCTCGGGCACCGTGGTGACCTACACCGCGCTGCGGGACCGGCATGCCCGCGAGCTGGTCCAGGTCCGCTCGGTCGCCGAGGCCGCGCAACAGGTGCTCCTGCGCCCGCTGCCGCCACGGATCGGCTCGCTGCGGATCGCCTCGGTCTACCTGGCCGCCGAGGCCGAGGCCCAGGTGGGCGGCGACCTCTATGCGGCGGCCAGAACCACCTCGGGTACCCGACTGCTCGTGGGCGATGTCCGGGGCAAGGGGCTGACCTCGCTGGGCGAGGCCTCGCTGCTGCTGGGCGCCTTCCGGGCCGCCGCCCACCTACAGGCCTCACTCCCCGAACTGGCGGCCTACCTCGACGGCAGCGTCAGCTGGGACCTGGCCGCGGCCGCCGACGACGAGTTGCCGGCTGACGCGCCGAGCGATCCGTTGGAGGCCGCCGGCCGGCTGCTGGAGGACGAGCACCAATCCGCGGAATCGTTCATCACCGCCGTGCTGCTGGACATCCCGGACGAGGGGAACAAGATCCAGGTCATCAACTGCGGCCATCCACCACCGGTCCTGCTGCATCGGGGCCTGGTGCTGACGCTGGACGCCGACCGCCCCGCGCCGCCACTGGGGCTGGGCGGTCTGCTGGAGAGCGCTTACCACGCCGACGAGTTCCCGTTCACGGGCGAGGACCGGCTGCTGATCTACACCGACGGCGTGATCGAGGCCCGCGACTCCAACCGTGCCTTCTATCCGCTCACCGAGCGGCTCCGCGCCTGGACCTCCGAACCACCGGGGCCGCTGCTCGAACACCTGCAACACGACCTGCTGGCCCACGCGGGCGGGCGGCTGGGGGACGACGCGGCGATGGTGGCGGTGGAACGGGTACACGAGGACGACTCCCCCGGAACGCGGTAG
- the metG gene encoding methionine--tRNA ligase: MTAPRTYLTTTIPYVNGRPHLGFALELVQADVLARHRRGRGEQVRLLSGTDDNSLKNVLAAEAAGLDVRTFVDRNATAFEALREPLALSLDDFIRTSRDPRHPTGVTELWRRCAAAGDLYRRAYEGLYCVGCEQFYTSDELVDGRCGEHGTEPQLVAEENWFFRLSRYTDLLRAAIAEGRVRIEPAVRRNEVLGLLAAGLHDFSISRSQARARGWGIPVPDDPEQVIYVWWDALGNYVTSLGFGADVQSTPEEVGDTDFRRWWLESERRVHLVGKGVLRFHAVYWPAMLLSAGLPLPTDILVHDYLTVDGQKISKSAGNVVDPTELVARYGTDAVRWWLLREVPKVGDADFTVERLVARADADLAGGLGNLVNRVVSMVHRYRNGRPSVAPTPVSGQLPAAEELAAICREAPRGVAAALDDYDFRRAAVAVWGVLEAANRAIDRLRPWELARAATPEAAERLDIALAGLLHACRTLAELLAPFVPQAAAAVTAQCTTGADGVLPEARPLFPRLGRV, encoded by the coding sequence ATGACCGCACCACGTACGTATCTGACCACCACCATCCCGTATGTCAACGGCCGCCCACACCTGGGCTTCGCCTTGGAGCTGGTCCAGGCCGACGTACTCGCTCGGCACCGGCGCGGACGCGGTGAGCAGGTGCGTCTGCTCAGCGGCACCGACGACAACTCGCTCAAGAACGTGCTCGCCGCCGAAGCGGCCGGGCTCGATGTGCGCACCTTCGTGGATCGCAACGCCACCGCCTTCGAGGCACTGCGTGAACCGCTCGCGCTCAGCCTCGACGACTTCATCCGGACCAGCCGCGATCCGCGCCACCCCACCGGGGTGACCGAGTTGTGGCGGCGCTGCGCGGCAGCTGGGGATCTGTACCGGCGCGCGTATGAGGGGTTGTACTGCGTCGGCTGCGAGCAGTTCTACACCTCCGACGAGTTGGTGGACGGCCGGTGCGGCGAGCACGGCACCGAGCCGCAACTGGTCGCGGAGGAGAACTGGTTCTTCCGACTCTCCCGGTACACCGACCTGTTGCGCGCGGCGATCGCCGAGGGCCGGGTGCGGATCGAGCCGGCCGTGCGCCGCAATGAGGTGCTCGGGCTGCTGGCGGCCGGGCTGCACGACTTTTCCATCTCGCGCTCGCAGGCGCGGGCGCGGGGTTGGGGCATTCCGGTTCCGGACGACCCCGAGCAGGTGATCTATGTGTGGTGGGACGCGCTCGGGAACTATGTGACCAGCCTGGGCTTCGGGGCTGACGTTCAATCAACCCCGGAAGAGGTCGGCGACACCGACTTTCGGCGCTGGTGGCTGGAGAGCGAGCGGCGGGTGCACCTGGTGGGCAAGGGGGTGCTGCGGTTCCACGCTGTGTACTGGCCGGCCATGCTGCTCTCGGCGGGGCTGCCGCTGCCCACGGACATCCTGGTTCACGACTATCTGACGGTGGACGGGCAGAAGATCAGCAAGTCCGCCGGGAACGTGGTGGATCCAACCGAACTGGTCGCGCGGTACGGCACGGACGCGGTGCGTTGGTGGCTGCTGCGCGAGGTGCCGAAAGTCGGCGATGCCGACTTCACCGTCGAGCGCCTGGTGGCACGGGCCGACGCGGACCTGGCCGGGGGCCTGGGCAACCTGGTCAACCGGGTGGTCAGCATGGTCCACCGCTATCGGAACGGCCGACCGAGTGTGGCACCGACGCCCGTGTCCGGACAGCTGCCGGCGGCTGAGGAACTGGCGGCGATCTGCCGGGAGGCACCGCGTGGGGTGGCCGCCGCGCTCGACGACTACGACTTCCGGCGGGCCGCCGTCGCCGTCTGGGGTGTCCTCGAGGCGGCCAACCGGGCCATCGACCGGCTTCGCCCGTGGGAGCTGGCCCGCGCGGCGACGCCGGAAGCCGCCGAGCGGCTCGACATCGCCTTGGCGGGCCTGCTGCACGCCTGCCGGACCCTTGCTGAGCTGCTCGCGCCGTTCGTCCCGCAGGCGGCCGCCGCGGTGACGGCGCAGTGCACCACGGGCGCGGACGGAGTGCTGCCCGAAGCGCGGCCGCTCTTCCCGCGGCTGGGCCGAGTGTGA
- a CDS encoding MFS transporter, which translates to MTSVTTTCSPDIVDRTTYREVLARPLFRLLFVTRTLAVVADSLRITTLSVLIYTTTGSPLLGALAFGVGFAPQLLGTLLLGALADRGRPRPLIIAGYLLPALAAAAPALVRLPTAATLALIGAVSCLTPVFGAASSRLIAAELTGDAYVLGRSLGNLASSGGQLLGLAGAGLAVTALGARGALLVSGAGYLLAALLIRLRLPALSAPPAATEGAPVLRHSWTGNRALLADRTVRRLLLAQWLPPAFAAGAEGLVVAYVGERGLSPGFTALLLGALPVGMLIGDLVVGRLLRPVRRERLVAPLVGVLGLPLLGFALHPGAGQGALLLTVAGAGFSYALGVQRGFLTAVPGDRQGQAFGLLSAGMMTLQGLGPALFGGLAQLTTAADAMACAGGAVLLAAGWIWRCVSDSLVQVD; encoded by the coding sequence ATGACCTCCGTGACCACCACGTGTTCTCCGGACATCGTCGACCGCACCACCTACCGCGAGGTCCTGGCCCGGCCGCTGTTCCGCCTGCTCTTCGTCACCCGGACCCTCGCCGTGGTGGCGGACAGCCTGCGGATCACCACCCTCTCCGTGCTGATCTACACCACGACCGGATCCCCGCTGCTCGGCGCGCTCGCCTTCGGGGTCGGCTTCGCCCCGCAGTTGCTCGGCACGCTGCTGCTCGGCGCACTCGCCGACCGGGGGCGTCCGCGTCCGCTGATCATCGCGGGCTACCTGCTGCCGGCCCTCGCCGCGGCTGCCCCGGCGCTGGTCCGGCTGCCGACGGCGGCCACCCTGGCGCTGATCGGCGCCGTCTCCTGCCTGACCCCGGTCTTCGGCGCGGCGAGCAGTCGGCTGATCGCGGCCGAACTGACCGGCGACGCCTACGTACTGGGCCGCTCGCTGGGCAACCTCGCCAGCTCGGGCGGGCAACTGCTCGGACTGGCCGGCGCGGGCCTGGCGGTCACCGCGCTGGGGGCGCGCGGTGCGCTGCTGGTCAGCGGCGCCGGCTATCTGCTGGCAGCGCTGCTGATCCGGCTGCGGCTGCCCGCCCTGAGCGCGCCGCCGGCGGCCACCGAGGGCGCGCCGGTGCTGCGGCACAGTTGGACGGGTAACCGTGCGCTGCTCGCCGATCGCACCGTGCGCCGACTGTTGCTCGCCCAGTGGCTGCCACCAGCCTTCGCGGCGGGGGCGGAGGGGCTGGTCGTGGCGTATGTCGGCGAGCGCGGGCTGTCGCCCGGGTTCACCGCTCTGCTGCTCGGTGCGCTGCCGGTGGGGATGCTGATCGGCGATCTGGTGGTGGGCCGCCTGCTGCGGCCGGTGCGCCGGGAACGGCTGGTCGCGCCGTTGGTCGGCGTGCTCGGACTGCCACTGCTCGGCTTCGCGCTGCACCCGGGTGCGGGGCAGGGCGCGTTGCTGCTGACGGTTGCCGGCGCCGGGTTCTCGTACGCGCTCGGGGTGCAGCGCGGCTTCCTGACGGCGGTGCCGGGAGACCGCCAGGGGCAGGCATTCGGTCTGCTCTCGGCCGGGATGATGACCCTGCAGGGGCTCGGCCCCGCCCTCTTCGGCGGCCTCGCGCAGCTCACCACCGCCGCCGACGCGATGGCCTGCGCCGGCGGGGCGGTGCTGCTGGCGGCCGGCTGGATCTGGCGGTGCGTCAGTGACTCTCTGGTGCAGGTGGATTGA
- a CDS encoding gamma-glutamylcyclotransferase family protein → MTDRPLPFFVYGTLRTGQRNHSHFLGGRCVRIEPAVLAGATLHEGPGYPYVVTDPDLGKQVHGELITVRPDEFAQVLAALDELEGCRPDGTGLYLRLPLPVTVAADPAAAHSERVTAWVYLAGRDQAARLRAHPAPIASGDWTGGR, encoded by the coding sequence GTGACCGACCGACCGCTGCCGTTCTTCGTCTACGGCACGCTACGCACCGGGCAGCGCAACCACTCCCACTTCCTGGGCGGCCGCTGCGTACGGATCGAGCCGGCGGTGCTGGCGGGCGCAACGCTGCACGAAGGCCCCGGATATCCGTACGTGGTCACCGATCCCGACCTTGGGAAGCAGGTGCACGGCGAGCTGATAACCGTCCGTCCGGACGAGTTCGCGCAGGTGCTGGCCGCGCTGGACGAGTTGGAAGGCTGCCGCCCGGATGGGACCGGGCTCTACCTGCGCCTGCCACTCCCCGTCACGGTCGCCGCCGACCCGGCGGCCGCGCACAGCGAGCGGGTGACCGCCTGGGTCTACCTGGCCGGCCGGGACCAGGCCGCCCGGCTGCGTGCGCACCCGGCCCCGATAGCCTCCGGCGACTGGACGGGCGGCCGCTGA
- a CDS encoding cupin domain-containing protein, which translates to MTPDPYQTWQLAESVDVLATDGSSVKPLGELPGAASMARFELAAGAVSRAVSHATVQEIWHVVGGSGQLWRRQGEREEITPLRVGTTVSIPLGTTFQFRADQPGSAEGAAALVILAATVPAWPGTETEARLEVGRWQAENHDEDR; encoded by the coding sequence ATGACACCGGACCCGTACCAGACCTGGCAACTCGCTGAATCGGTCGATGTGTTGGCAACTGACGGTTCGTCCGTCAAGCCGCTCGGCGAGCTGCCCGGAGCGGCCAGCATGGCACGCTTCGAACTTGCCGCGGGCGCGGTGTCGCGGGCGGTCTCACACGCGACGGTGCAGGAGATCTGGCATGTGGTGGGCGGTTCAGGGCAGTTGTGGCGGCGGCAGGGCGAGCGGGAGGAGATCACGCCGCTGCGGGTGGGCACCACGGTGAGCATCCCGCTCGGGACCACCTTCCAGTTCCGCGCGGACCAGCCGGGTTCGGCCGAGGGCGCGGCTGCGCTGGTGATCCTCGCCGCCACCGTGCCGGCCTGGCCCGGTACCGAAACCGAGGCGCGCCTCGAGGTGGGCCGGTGGCAAGCTGAGAACCATGACGAAGATCGTTGA
- a CDS encoding CGNR zinc finger domain-containing protein, with the protein MASEVQVVDPRPLPEEPLSLDLLNTRWNNGGSPRDLLDSLDDLALWLTLNGFADQVPADQATRAALVATRAALARLAAGDSSPEVRAALNEVLAHGSVRRTLEVDGPQAHVVTDTPAWLPAWSAAADFLRLLAEGPDRIRSCAHPSCVLHFYDTSKNGTRRWHSMATCGNRAKASRHYAKTKTDD; encoded by the coding sequence ATGGCCTCGGAAGTACAGGTGGTCGACCCCCGCCCGCTGCCGGAGGAGCCGCTCTCGCTCGATCTGCTCAACACCCGGTGGAACAACGGCGGCAGTCCGCGAGACCTGCTGGACTCGCTCGACGACCTGGCGCTCTGGCTGACTCTCAACGGCTTCGCCGACCAGGTGCCCGCCGACCAGGCGACCCGGGCCGCGCTGGTCGCCACCCGAGCCGCGCTCGCCCGCCTGGCCGCCGGTGACAGTTCCCCGGAGGTCCGCGCTGCGCTCAACGAGGTGCTCGCGCACGGTTCGGTGCGCCGCACGCTGGAGGTCGACGGGCCGCAGGCGCACGTCGTGACCGACACGCCCGCCTGGCTGCCGGCCTGGAGTGCGGCTGCGGACTTCCTGCGACTGCTGGCCGAGGGGCCGGACCGCATCCGCTCCTGCGCGCACCCCAGTTGTGTCCTGCACTTCTACGACACCTCGAAGAACGGCACCAGGCGCTGGCACTCCATGGCCACCTGTGGCAACCGCGCCAAGGCCTCCCGGCACTACGCCAAGACGAAGACGGACGACTGA
- a CDS encoding DUF5937 family protein — MLRFEVGTEDLLHSRFALSPAFELCTLLRLLEGLPGRRLPTSWAARLRPAFERLRARTELDAVLTLQNPSFGANFIALPPTGLAQSWADDLASIRRTPPATARADIARCLAARPTTDPAVRATLAAEDVVDRIATALDQAWHALLAPDWPQLRAICERDVVHRAGLLGRHGWAAALDGLHPRLSWHEGGIELAGRTTDLVVPLAGEGLLLVPSVFVYPETAAHTDDPWPKAIVYPARGIAALWEEPPEAAPEALAELLGRSRARLLAALDQPAGTTQLARSLAMTTGAVGDHLAVLRRAGLLHRARDGRTVLYYRTPLAEALLGGTTAENS; from the coding sequence ATGCTGCGTTTCGAGGTGGGCACCGAGGACTTGCTGCACAGCCGCTTCGCGCTCTCCCCCGCCTTCGAACTCTGCACCCTGCTACGCCTCTTGGAGGGCCTGCCGGGTCGGCGCCTGCCCACCAGCTGGGCGGCCAGACTGCGGCCGGCCTTCGAGCGCCTGCGCGCCCGCACCGAGCTGGACGCCGTACTCACCCTGCAGAACCCCTCCTTCGGCGCGAACTTCATCGCGCTGCCGCCGACCGGCCTCGCCCAGAGCTGGGCCGACGACTTGGCCTCGATCCGGCGCACCCCGCCGGCCACGGCTCGCGCGGACATCGCGCGCTGCCTCGCCGCCCGGCCGACCACCGACCCCGCCGTGCGCGCGACACTGGCCGCCGAGGACGTGGTCGACCGGATCGCCACCGCCCTCGACCAGGCCTGGCACGCACTGCTCGCCCCCGACTGGCCCCAGTTGCGCGCCATCTGCGAACGCGATGTGGTGCACCGGGCCGGGCTGCTGGGGCGGCACGGCTGGGCGGCGGCACTGGACGGGCTGCACCCCAGGCTGAGCTGGCACGAAGGCGGGATCGAGCTGGCCGGCCGCACCACCGACCTGGTCGTCCCGCTGGCCGGCGAGGGGCTGCTGCTGGTCCCGTCCGTCTTCGTCTACCCGGAGACCGCGGCGCACACCGACGACCCGTGGCCCAAGGCGATCGTCTACCCGGCTCGGGGGATCGCCGCGCTGTGGGAGGAGCCACCCGAAGCGGCACCCGAAGCGCTCGCCGAACTGCTCGGCCGCTCCCGCGCCCGCCTGCTGGCCGCCCTCGACCAACCGGCCGGCACGACTCAGCTCGCCCGCAGCCTGGCCATGACCACCGGCGCGGTCGGCGACCACCTGGCCGTCCTCCGCCGCGCCGGCCTGCTCCACCGCGCCCGCGACGGCCGCACGGTTCTCTACTACCGCACCCCACTGGCCGAGGCCCTGCTCGGCGGAACGACGGCGGAGAATTCCTGA
- a CDS encoding pyridoxamine 5'-phosphate oxidase family protein: MAATAARGSASDELPEGELPEEELPESELPQGVSGEVAVRRRAGFDRPGYSGPSRNRRVPPIAVAFLREQPMVVVGAADAAGRLWASLLTGPPGFLQVEPLDPGETADAANAADTGDAVHVAALPAPGDPLAGPLAEPPSRPTAVGMIALQPARRRRMRMNGRSQPTHHGIRVTLDEVFSNCPKYIQSREPHLVTAEPGTALHGRELTARQRELIGRADTFFVTTANRRGDVDTSHRGGNPGFVQPLDAHRLRWPDYLGNAMFGTLGNLAEHPGAGLLFIDWANGDTLQLTGTARTDWDPAHAAEVPGAERLVDFTVTEVVETPGASALRWGAAEYSKFNPPAPESH; the protein is encoded by the coding sequence ATGGCCGCCACCGCAGCACGGGGCAGCGCCTCGGACGAACTGCCGGAGGGCGAACTGCCGGAGGAGGAACTGCCGGAAAGCGAACTGCCACAGGGCGTGTCGGGCGAGGTGGCGGTGCGCCGCCGGGCCGGGTTCGACCGGCCCGGCTACAGCGGCCCCAGCCGGAACCGGCGGGTCCCACCGATCGCCGTCGCGTTCCTGCGCGAGCAGCCGATGGTGGTGGTCGGCGCCGCCGACGCGGCAGGCCGCCTCTGGGCCAGCCTGCTCACCGGACCGCCCGGCTTCCTACAGGTCGAACCCCTGGACCCGGGCGAGACAGCCGACGCAGCCAACGCAGCCGACACCGGCGACGCCGTGCACGTCGCGGCGCTCCCGGCGCCCGGTGACCCGCTGGCCGGGCCACTGGCCGAGCCACCGAGCCGACCGACCGCCGTCGGCATGATCGCCCTCCAGCCGGCCCGACGGCGCCGGATGCGGATGAACGGCCGATCCCAACCCACCCACCACGGGATCCGGGTGACGCTCGACGAGGTCTTCTCCAACTGCCCGAAGTACATCCAGAGTCGGGAACCGCACCTGGTCACCGCCGAGCCGGGGACCGCCCTGCACGGTAGGGAGCTGACGGCCCGGCAACGCGAACTGATCGGCCGCGCTGACACCTTCTTCGTCACCACCGCCAACCGCCGCGGCGACGTGGACACTTCGCACCGCGGCGGCAACCCGGGCTTCGTCCAGCCACTGGACGCACACCGGCTGCGCTGGCCGGACTACTTGGGCAACGCGATGTTCGGCACCCTCGGAAACCTCGCCGAACACCCGGGCGCCGGGCTGCTCTTCATCGACTGGGCGAACGGAGACACCCTCCAACTCACCGGCACCGCCCGCACCGACTGGGACCCGGCACACGCGGCCGAAGTCCCGGGCGCCGAAAGGCTGGTGGACTTCACGGTGACCGAGGTGGTGGAGACACCCGGAGCCAGTGCGCTGCGCTGGGGAGCGGCCGAGTACTCGAAGTTCAATCCACCTGCACCAGAGAGTCACTGA
- a CDS encoding chitinase, which produces MTTAWALAAAGAVGLTFGLAPSASAGEYLVNGGFESGALNPWSCDGSTGSIVSSPVHSGSYALAGAATAADDAQCTQTVSVTPNTTYTLSAYVDGAYVYLGVNGGTSTWTPSTGGAYQQLSVSFTTAANQSTATVYLHGWYGEGTYYADDVSLSGPGGPTSSPTSTTTSTPTSSPTSSPTSTPTSSPTPTPTPTGTPTPPNNGLPTHALVGYLHASFANGAGYMKMSDVPNSWDVIDLAFGEPTSVTSGDIQFNRCSVTDCPTAESDADFKAAIAAKQAQGKKVLLSIGGANGEVQLTTTAARDEFVSSVSAIIDKWGLDGLDVDFENQSLSLNAGDTDFKNPTTPVIVNTISALQQLKAKYGAKFVLTMAPETFFVQLGYQYYGSGPFGGQDPRSGAFLPVIYALRNDLTLLTVQDYNSGSIMGLDNQYHSMGGADFHIAMTDMLLAGFPVAGNTNNMFPPLAPSQVAIGMPANSYAGNGYVPPSAVDQALDCLTKGSNCGTYVPRSGPQPNLRGLMTWSINWDQYNGNEFSNNFHSYFG; this is translated from the coding sequence ATGACGACCGCCTGGGCGCTGGCCGCCGCCGGCGCCGTCGGTCTCACCTTCGGCCTGGCGCCGAGCGCCTCGGCTGGCGAGTACCTGGTCAACGGCGGCTTCGAGAGCGGCGCGCTCAACCCGTGGAGCTGCGACGGCAGTACCGGAAGCATCGTCAGCAGTCCGGTGCACAGCGGAAGTTACGCACTCGCGGGCGCGGCCACCGCAGCCGACGACGCACAGTGCACGCAGACCGTCAGCGTCACGCCCAACACCACGTACACGCTCAGCGCGTACGTCGACGGCGCGTACGTCTATCTCGGCGTCAACGGCGGTACCAGCACCTGGACTCCGAGCACCGGTGGCGCCTACCAGCAGCTCTCGGTCAGCTTCACGACCGCGGCGAACCAGAGCACCGCGACGGTGTACCTGCACGGTTGGTACGGCGAGGGCACGTACTACGCGGACGACGTCTCGCTCAGCGGCCCGGGCGGTCCGACCTCATCACCGACCTCCACCACCACGTCGACACCGACCTCCTCACCCACCTCCTCGCCCACGTCGACGCCCACCTCCTCGCCCACGCCGACGCCCACACCGACCGGAACCCCCACGCCGCCCAACAACGGCCTGCCCACGCACGCCCTGGTCGGCTACCTGCACGCCAGCTTCGCCAACGGTGCCGGCTACATGAAGATGTCCGACGTCCCCAACTCCTGGGACGTCATCGACCTTGCCTTCGGTGAGCCCACTTCGGTGACCTCCGGCGACATCCAGTTCAACCGCTGCTCCGTCACCGACTGCCCGACCGCCGAGTCCGACGCCGACTTCAAGGCCGCCATCGCCGCCAAGCAGGCCCAGGGCAAGAAGGTGCTGCTGTCGATCGGCGGAGCCAACGGCGAGGTCCAACTCACCACCACCGCGGCCCGGGACGAGTTCGTCAGCTCGGTCTCCGCGATCATCGACAAGTGGGGTCTGGACGGCCTGGACGTCGACTTCGAGAACCAGTCGCTGTCACTCAACGCCGGTGACACCGACTTCAAGAACCCGACCACCCCGGTCATCGTCAACACGATCTCGGCGCTGCAGCAGCTCAAGGCCAAGTACGGTGCGAAGTTCGTGCTGACCATGGCACCGGAGACCTTCTTCGTCCAACTCGGCTACCAGTACTACGGATCCGGCCCCTTCGGCGGCCAGGACCCGCGGTCCGGCGCCTTCCTGCCGGTGATCTACGCGCTGCGCAACGACCTCACGCTGCTGACCGTCCAGGACTACAACTCCGGTTCCATCATGGGCCTGGACAACCAGTACCACTCGATGGGCGGTGCCGACTTCCACATCGCGATGACCGACATGCTGTTGGCCGGTTTCCCGGTGGCGGGCAACACCAACAACATGTTTCCGCCGCTCGCGCCCTCCCAAGTGGCGATCGGTATGCCGGCCAACTCCTATGCGGGCAACGGCTATGTCCCGCCGAGCGCGGTGGACCAGGCGCTGGACTGCCTGACCAAGGGCAGTAACTGCGGTACCTACGTGCCGCGCAGCGGACCGCAGCCCAACCTGCGCGGCCTGATGACCTGGTCGATCAACTGGGACCAGTACAACGGCAACGAGTTCTCCAACAACTTCCACAGCTACTTCGGCTGA
- a CDS encoding VOC family protein, translated as MAQLTAHSSLTTGHIGLNVTDLDRSRAFYQRVFGFELFREGTESERRFAFLGRDGALAVTLWQQSKGSFATGTPGLHHLSFQVASVEAVREVEQVLRELGAEFAYEGVVPHGEGADSGGIFFTDPDGIRLEVFTAHGAHSDDGSAPSGTAPTCGFF; from the coding sequence ATGGCGCAGCTCACCGCGCACTCGTCGCTCACCACCGGTCACATCGGGCTCAACGTCACCGATCTCGACCGCTCACGCGCCTTCTACCAGCGTGTTTTCGGGTTCGAGCTGTTCCGGGAGGGCACCGAGTCCGAGCGGCGGTTCGCGTTCCTCGGCCGGGACGGTGCCCTCGCGGTCACGCTCTGGCAGCAGAGCAAGGGCAGCTTCGCCACCGGCACACCCGGCCTGCACCACCTCTCCTTCCAGGTCGCGAGCGTCGAGGCGGTGCGCGAAGTCGAGCAGGTGCTGCGCGAGCTCGGCGCCGAGTTCGCCTACGAGGGCGTGGTCCCGCACGGTGAAGGGGCCGACTCCGGCGGCATCTTCTTCACCGACCCGGACGGGATCCGGCTGGAGGTCTTCACCGCGCACGGCGCCCACTCCGACGACGGCTCGGCGCCCAGCGGGACGGCGCCGACCTGCGGGTTCTTCTAG
- a CDS encoding M48 family metalloprotease has translation MEAADFTPEQLARGRALRRAQVPWVLGGRLAGLTVTLVLGLTPVGAHLVHWSGGLFGGSRTAQVLAGAAALVLIGQLVGLPIAARVRVVRRGYGLVTQRWAGWVVDQLRGLALSLLVALPAGLGVYALTAWSTRWWWVPASGAAALLTVALSFLFPLLVEPVFNRFTPLPPGDLRSALLALAARDGVRVKDVLVADASRRTTALNAYVSGFGATRRIVAYDTLLSTAEPREVELVVAHELGHVVHRDVPRGTVLGALGAAVAVAVLGLLTSLHPLLSSAGAPNVGDPRSLPLLAAVAAVLGALGGPPQAAVSRRIETKADQHALQLTEDPEQFIAMQRRLALTNVADVNPPRLLELLFATHPSTARRIAAARAWAANPREGRA, from the coding sequence GTGGAGGCGGCGGACTTCACGCCCGAGCAGCTTGCCCGTGGGCGGGCACTGCGCCGGGCGCAGGTGCCCTGGGTGCTCGGCGGGCGGCTGGCGGGCTTGACAGTAACGCTGGTCCTCGGGCTGACGCCCGTCGGCGCGCACCTGGTGCACTGGTCCGGCGGACTCTTCGGCGGCTCGCGAACGGCCCAGGTGCTCGCCGGAGCGGCCGCGCTGGTGCTGATCGGACAACTGGTCGGCTTGCCGATCGCCGCCCGGGTGCGGGTGGTGCGGCGCGGCTACGGACTGGTCACCCAGCGCTGGGCCGGCTGGGTGGTGGACCAGCTGCGCGGCCTGGCGCTGAGCCTGCTGGTCGCGCTGCCCGCCGGGCTCGGCGTCTACGCGCTGACCGCGTGGTCGACCCGCTGGTGGTGGGTCCCGGCAAGCGGCGCGGCCGCGCTGCTGACGGTCGCGCTCTCGTTCCTCTTCCCGCTGCTGGTGGAACCCGTCTTCAACCGCTTCACCCCGCTCCCGCCCGGCGACCTGCGGAGCGCGCTGCTGGCGCTCGCCGCGCGGGACGGCGTGCGGGTCAAGGACGTCCTGGTGGCCGACGCCTCACGACGGACCACGGCCCTCAACGCGTACGTCTCGGGGTTCGGTGCGACCCGCCGGATCGTTGCCTACGACACGCTGCTCAGCACCGCCGAACCGCGCGAGGTGGAGCTGGTGGTCGCGCACGAGCTCGGCCATGTCGTGCACCGCGATGTGCCGCGCGGCACCGTCCTGGGCGCTCTCGGGGCAGCCGTGGCCGTGGCCGTACTCGGCCTGCTGACCTCCCTCCACCCGCTGCTGTCCAGCGCCGGCGCGCCGAACGTGGGCGACCCGCGCTCCTTGCCGCTGCTGGCCGCGGTGGCGGCGGTGCTGGGTGCGCTGGGTGGACCGCCACAGGCCGCGGTGAGCCGCCGGATCGAGACCAAGGCGGACCAGCACGCGCTCCAACTGACCGAGGATCCTGAACAGTTCATCGCCATGCAGCGCCGCCTGGCGCTGACCAATGTCGCGGATGTCAACCCACCGCGACTGCTGGAACTACTCTTCGCCACCCACCCGAGCACGGCCCGCCGGATCGCGGCGGCCCGGGCCTGGGCGGCGAACCCACGAGAGGGGCGAGCATGA